The nucleotide sequence CAGGGTTAACTTGATATGCTATACATATTTCGCAGAATAATTTCCCCTGATTTGCAAGTCCGCCCTTAAATATTTCGTTCAATTTATCCGCTGTAACAATATCAGACCATGTTTTTAAATTCAGTGACGGCTTGCTGCTGTTTAAACCGTTAAACGGCGGCGTTACGTAACAGTAATCAGAAACATTGCGTGTGTTGGAAGCAACACTATTGCTAGAATTCCCCTCTACACTTTGGAAACTCCCGTTTATAGCGTCTGTTCTTACTATTCCTACATGTTCAACAGGTCCATTACCATTGACTCCTTTTTGACCAACATAATTTCTAATAAATAAATCTCCAGTCTTTGGTGAATAACCATTTCCTTTAGCATGAAATGTTCCTTTTCCCTCTTTTTCTGCCATATATGCGAAAGCTGCTGCCGCACCTTGTGTTCCATAATCATTAATTCCAGCTTCTTTTAAACACCAAGACACAAAATACGCACACCAAGGGTCACCGGTACTGTCATATTCTTTATATATACCGCTATTTTCGGTATATCCTATTTCCTTTTCTGCAATTTCCACTAACTGTTTTGCTGTAGCCAATTGCGTTCACCTCTTTTTTGCACAAAAAAGACACCCAATAAGGTGTCTTGACAAATATTCATTTTGTGTTATAATAAAGCTAATGAGTGATTGGGTTGAATCGGTCACTCCGCTAAGTTAATACTTGTAGAAGTGCCGTCCTACCGCTAGGACGGTTATTTTTTTTAAGGATAATTACAGTCAAAAGCATTATGTAAAATACTACAATCACTTCCGCCATAATATCAACTCCCCTCTTTGGGAAGTCAGAATAACCGCCAATCACTCATTAACTTTTTTTATTATATCAAATATATTTTATTCTGTAAATTTATACCATACGAAATAAAGACACTTCTTAGAACCACAACCACTTATCATTGAATTGTTGCAGTATCTGAATTGTATCATATGGGCTTTTATTTATCATCGCTTCAATTTCTAATTCTCCACCAGGTTCTTTCTTTTCGATTGTTACATAATTTCCATCTTTTTTTAATACAGGAGTTCCTTCTTTATATACTACAGAATAAGAATTTTCATTTTTCCTATAAATTGATAAATCTTCATTTAGATAATCAAGTGTAAATCCACAATTAACCAATAAATTAATATAACCATTTATGTGATTTTCATCATACGGATAGAAATATATATAATTATCACTTACTCCATTATTTTCTATAAAATCTTTATAGTCTATTCCTATATACGCACCATAATCAGGTAACCACGAACATTTATAAAAATCATAATAAACAATATTATTTGGCTCTTCACCTGAATATTGACTTGAGGTATTTATTATAACATTGTTATTTCGGAAATTAACGTCAAATTTATTCGTAGCCTGTGCTATATCCCTTAACTTGAAATAACTGTAGCCGTCAATGTTGTAACCCTGTATCTGCTTTGGTTCGCCGTTAACATATATAGGATAAGGATTATCATATATATGATTTACGGCATATGCACCTACTAGACTACTTATAATTACACCAATCAATAATCCGCAAATAAATTTTTTCATAAAAATACCTCCCATATAAATATTATAATTAATATATCATACGGGGAAAATATTGTCAATTATATTTATTATAACGGGATATAGTTTTCAGGTGTAGGACAATCTTTTCCAAAAACACCAGCACGGGCAAAAATACAAATTTGACGTATCATGTCATAAGTTAAGCCTAGCTCTCCGCTGTTGCCGCCTTTCAAAATACCATTGTCAATAAGATATTCGACAGTCCCTAAAGCATGAGATGGGAAATTTTTATCTAAATAATTATATACCATTCGGCTTTCTATTTCAGACAATAATTCCTCATTTTTCTGCATTTCGGCAAGAACAGCCTTCGCTCTGTCTTTAGCGTTGCTTATAGCTGTATATGGTGTTTTATATTTATCAGGCACGTTTCCGCTTGTATAATCCTGGTCTACCCAATACGCTATAGCCTCCGCTATACTGTCAGCTATAACATTCCTTGTCTCTTCGTTATATAATAATCTAGCGTCATTTGCGTTATTTATTCGCCCTACGTGAGCCGTAACACCGCACATTATTTTTTCATTTTCGTTGATAGGCAAATATCTTGTAAGCGTTATAGGTATTTTATATTCGGGCATATCAGTATTTTTCACAACTGTATTAAGTATAGTATCAGCCAAACTATAGCTCCATGCGTTCCACGTATCATTATCAATACCCGGTGCATTTCTATTTTCATAATGACAGCTTATACCTCTTTCTGTACTGGTCTCTTTATTCCCGGACGGTTCAGAGCCTATCCCCAAATAAATGTAGTAAGGTGTCTGCTCTCCTCCATCGTCCCATAATTTTTCGCTCTCATTCAGACGTATGCGCAAGCTCTCCCACATATCTTCACTTTTCGTAGTTTCTTTTGTTTCTCGGCTTAAATGAGTTTCAAAAGATGAATATTTATGTGAGTTCATAAATGTGTAATTATCAAGTGTTTCAGAAACTCTTTTTGCCACAAACCAGTTCATGTCTTGTTCACGCACTCCATAAAATGAAGCTCCTGCATTATTACCGCTGTAATCTCTCCGAGGGTCAATATACACTCTGCAAACACTCATTTTAATCCCCCCAACCCTTTTCATCTTCCGGGGTAGGGCAATCGTTACCGAAAGCGCCTGAACGGGCAAGAGCCGCTAAAATTCTTAGCATATCATAGGTTAATCCAAGTTCTCCGCTATCGTCACCTTTAAGCCACCCTTTAAACATCAAAAAGCGAACTATAGGTCTAAACTCCTGCGGCATATTTTTATCAACATAGTTATATATCATATAACTACTCATGGCGTTTAACCTGTTCTGATGTCCCATAACAGTCTGCATAATGCTTTCATACTGCGTCACTGTCAATCCCTCCTCAGTTATCTTATTTACATCTTCTGCTTGCAACTTATTGCTTTCAATATTATTGTTAGCGTTATATTCATCTATATTTCCGAAACTATCATCAGTAAGCCGTATAGACATACCGGGAAATATTTGAGGTGGCAATACTTCCCTCTTTGCACATTCAGCATCTATGTTTTCTTTATTTATTGCGTATAAATAATCAATCAGATTTTGGTCTGCCCGCCCAAATTCTCTCATGGCTATAGTAGCTAAAGTGTCACCGTCTTTTACATCTACAACCCTGTTTATTCGCTTATCTGTACCCCGGACTACCGTATAATGTAATCCGTCATCATCTTGTACAACGGTCGCCGTTGAATACTGCCGATACTTTTTAAAATTTAACTCTACTTTTATGTCCTGCCCGTTTTCCGCCTCTTCTGTTACTGTATAATCTTCGAGAGTTACAGTTTCATTTGTGTAATATGTATCTTCACCGCTAGGCATTTCTCTGTATATATCAAGCTGGAACGGCAGAAGTTCACTTTTTAGATAAGAGAACAATTCTAAATAGTGTAAAGGTGGCAAAAAACCGTCCTCATAGCTTGCATATGGACGGTCTGTGCAAGGCAATTCAATTTCAAACGAGAACTCTTTCAATCCCTCTTTTTTAATTATGTTTATTTCTCCGTCATCTGCTAATTCATATGTTTCATTTTTGTTAATAATCTTTGTTGTATAGGTTGATGGGGGGACTGGTAATTTAGTCCCCGCAATAAAAAAAGAGTAAGCCATTACGCTAACACTCCCTTCCAAACGACTTGCGCATTTTCTTCCATACCCCTTGACAATTTCTTAATCAACGTGTCTGTATTTTCTCCATTCTGCATAACAATATCATTATCCTGTTTAATGTTAACCGGAACTTTGATAATTGTATTATTAGTAGTTTTACTCGCTATTGTCTCACGCATTGCGCTAAAATCTTTTTTTCCTGAATAATTGCTTGATAAATTAGTCTTGAGGTCAGGTATTGAGTTAGCCGTAACCACTGCACCCATATTAAGTGATGTGTTTTTGATAGCGTTTATCTGGTCTGCAAGTCCAAGATTAAAGCCCTCAAATGTAAAGTTACCAAGTTCACGCATTACCTTTGACGGCGAATTTATATTAAAGAATTGTTTTATAGCCCCAACCGCTTTTTCTCCCAACTCCTTAATCTTACTTGTAACACCGTTTATTTTATCCGCAATACCTGTTATAAGACCGTCTATCATTTCATGTCCCTTTTGTAAAAATTTATCCTTCAAGCCGCCAAGATAATTAAGTATTTCCGTAAACTTGTCTTTAACATTGTTGTATATTTCAACAACCTTATTTCTTACAACTGAGAATATGTTGTTCCAGATATTAGAAACAGTGTTGAATATACTGCTTAACACGCCCGAAATTGCATTATATATACTGTTCCATATGCTCGACACTGCACCCCATATTGAGGACAACACACCTGAAACAGCAGTATATATAATATTCCATATACTTGTTATAATGTTCCATATAGAGATTAGTACACCCGAAACGGCGTTATATATTACGTTCCACACATTACTTATTACGTGGAATATACCCTGCATTATGGTTGAAATTATTGTCCATATCACAGTGAATATCGTGCTTATTAAATTCCATATAGCCATAACTATCGGAGAAATAGTGTTCCATATTGCTCCCCAAAATGTAGAAACAACAGTATACATACTGTTCCAAATACTGACAAAGAAATTTTTTATCGTTGTAAATATCGAAACTATGCTATTCCACAAACCTGTTGCACCGGAAACAATCTTATCCCAAATTCCTTTGAAGAAATCTGTAACATTGCCCCAAGCACTTTTAACACCTTCCCAACAAGCACTCGCCGCATCTTTTATTTCGTTCCAATGTTCGACGACTAAAACTATCCCAGCCACTAATAAGGCTATAACCGCTATAATAGCCAAAACAATCCAAATGACCGGATTGGCATATGAAGCAATATTAAAAGCCCACATAGCTACAGTCATTGCACCAATAGCAACAGAAAGCCCAATAAAAGCCGCCTTAACTATATCTTGATGGTCTAATACCCACGTTATGACGTTCATAATTACATCACTGACTGTCGCCATTGCTTCGGCTATTTTACCTATGTATTCTTCCAGCCTTCCATTATTTGCAAGTTCGTTTATTTTTTCAAGAACTGGCTGAAATGCTTGCATAGCTCTATTTTTAAAATTTGTCCACAACTGGCTAAATGTTAATGGCATACTAGCAAATTTAGCGTTTGTTTCATCAGCACACTCTAATAGTGCATTTTTTACCGTTTCAGCTGTTATTTGTCCTTCTGCTGCCATATCTCTGATTCGTCCTATTGGCACACCCATATAATTCGCTATACTTTGAATCAATGTGGGCGCTTGCTCAAATATACTGCGTAGTTCATCGCCCCTAAGAACTCCAGATGATAGTGCCTGTGTTAACTGCAATGTTGCATTTTTTGTTTCCTCCGCACTCGCACCGGATATAACGAATTGTTTATTCACTTGTTCAGCAAAATCAACGATTTGTGCAGTGTTTTCAAACGCATCTTTTGCATTTAAGCCAAGTTTAGACACCAGGTCAGCCGTATCTTGATATGAACCTCTGGACTTTTGGGCAGAATCAAAAATTCTATCTTGTAATTCTTTAGTGCTTTGAAGTCCATCATTCATTAAATCAAGCCGAGCCTTTGTTTGAGACATGGTATCAGATAATCCGATGATTTGTTTTACTCCCATAACAGAGCCTACAGCCGCCGCTACTTTTCCTAGCACACCAACCAAACTATTACCGGAAGAGGAACTTTCTTTCATTGATGTTGCAAGCTGTTTAAATTTTGATACACCTGTAGTAGTTGCGCTTACAATTTTACTTTTTACGTTTGTTAGGCTTGTCACAAGACCTCTTAATCCTTGAGTAGATTGCGTTGTGGCTGTAGAAAATCTTTTAGTTGAG is from Monoglobus pectinilyticus and encodes:
- a CDS encoding N-acetylmuramoyl-L-alanine amidase; the protein is MSVCRVYIDPRRDYSGNNAGASFYGVREQDMNWFVAKRVSETLDNYTFMNSHKYSSFETHLSRETKETTKSEDMWESLRIRLNESEKLWDDGGEQTPYYIYLGIGSEPSGNKETSTERGISCHYENRNAPGIDNDTWNAWSYSLADTILNTVVKNTDMPEYKIPITLTRYLPINENEKIMCGVTAHVGRINNANDARLLYNEETRNVIADSIAEAIAYWVDQDYTSGNVPDKYKTPYTAISNAKDRAKAVLAEMQKNEELLSEIESRMVYNYLDKNFPSHALGTVEYLIDNGILKGGNSGELGLTYDMIRQICIFARAGVFGKDCPTPENYIPL
- a CDS encoding tape measure protein — translated: MVIIGESLKTAIEIQDKVTAPIKSMYNAMNILISSFERMQNIPGNLVDTKSIAAARSELSNVKTVLSGAEKGAKKLNTASTSAGNAVKTIGQSSANISRVSSSMNSAVNSTKRFSTATTQSTQGLRGLVTSLTNVKSKIVSATTTGVSKFKQLATSMKESSSSGNSLVGVLGKVAAAVGSVMGVKQIIGLSDTMSQTKARLDLMNDGLQSTKELQDRIFDSAQKSRGSYQDTADLVSKLGLNAKDAFENTAQIVDFAEQVNKQFVISGASAEETKNATLQLTQALSSGVLRGDELRSIFEQAPTLIQSIANYMGVPIGRIRDMAAEGQITAETVKNALLECADETNAKFASMPLTFSQLWTNFKNRAMQAFQPVLEKINELANNGRLEEYIGKIAEAMATVSDVIMNVITWVLDHQDIVKAAFIGLSVAIGAMTVAMWAFNIASYANPVIWIVLAIIAVIALLVAGIVLVVEHWNEIKDAASACWEGVKSAWGNVTDFFKGIWDKIVSGATGLWNSIVSIFTTIKNFFVSIWNSMYTVVSTFWGAIWNTISPIVMAIWNLISTIFTVIWTIISTIMQGIFHVISNVWNVIYNAVSGVLISIWNIITSIWNIIYTAVSGVLSSIWGAVSSIWNSIYNAISGVLSSIFNTVSNIWNNIFSVVRNKVVEIYNNVKDKFTEILNYLGGLKDKFLQKGHEMIDGLITGIADKINGVTSKIKELGEKAVGAIKQFFNINSPSKVMRELGNFTFEGFNLGLADQINAIKNTSLNMGAVVTANSIPDLKTNLSSNYSGKKDFSAMRETIASKTTNNTIIKVPVNIKQDNDIVMQNGENTDTLIKKLSRGMEENAQVVWKGVLA